Proteins from a single region of Amyelois transitella isolate CPQ chromosome 31, ilAmyTran1.1, whole genome shotgun sequence:
- the LOC132903853 gene encoding PE-PGRS family protein PE_PGRS33-like, which yields MDVNFVDNGGGINVVDGVNVADGGFGGTNIVHGGVNVVDGAGGVNIVDGVVADPGFGSGGVHVVEGDGGINIVDGAHAPLDGVNVVDNDGGR from the exons ATGGACGTAAAC ttcGTAGACAACGGAGGCGGTATTAACGTCGTTGACGGTGTGAACGTAGCCGACGGTGGTTTCGGGGGGACCAACATAGTGCACGGTGGAGTCAATGTGGTGGACGGAGCCGGGGGCGTGAACATAGTCGACGGCGTGGTCGCTGACCCTGGCTTCGGGAGTGGTGGGGTCCACGTGGTCGAGGGAGatg GGGGTATAAACATCGTAGATGGAGCCCACGCCCcgctagatggcgttaatgtCGTCGACAATGATGGAGGTCGTTGA
- the LOC106130065 gene encoding uncharacterized protein LOC106130065: MIGHRTRISSSSCDQNLQAVYAKKHGKDDLYAFQVYACDFCDEAFWNKYTYLVHNASHIIIPLMRKSYFKCKECNRQCRTGRNLEKHMKKYHKYSKKSLKNDTKIGILENCNNLILNDNVLNENDDLNECKIHKSDDVDITPVANGILPEPVLRNGSVGVEIIEIESDDDIIKVKEEFDVKEEFDVKEEFDVKEELIDGNERNRIQNRLIFEDDNEIEGSNDLVHDLTADVKVSMDFEDWISSIVIDKNDEAAIEKQSEEEWRNKTVGYQDLIQMEDVACKYCNKTFPNRLLAIQHETSHIASKRRRPFLCKICDWYVACDPQNQRKHYSRCHPDADMTSLAKLNQKKCSECNLNYVSKYKHMKNYHKLPIEKEDADETDQGNVSKPVFSKKIIKICDLCSSFLKNLSNCLYYSTVGEKCDAGARQTCERCFKQFFSVKLVQISCRNKKHFGDKKPKPMMSVNDKLKKYKKRLKLMNIIRKYLFLFY; encoded by the exons ATGATTGGCCATAGGACGAGAATTTCGTCTAGTAGTTGTGATCAAAATTTACAAGCTGTATATGCTAAGAAACACGGAAAAGATGATCTTTATGCATTCCAAGTATACGCTTGTGACTTTTGCGATGAAGCATTCTGGAACAA GTATACCTACCTAGTCCATAATGCAAGTCATATAATTATACCATTAATGAGGAAGTCATACTTCAAATGTAAAGAATGTAACCGACAATGCAGAACAGGAAGAAACTTAGAGAAACACatgaaaaaatatcacaaatacTCAAAAAAATCTCTTAAAAATGACActaaaataggtattttagaaaattgtaataatttaattttaaatgataatgttttaaatgaaaatgatgatttaaatgaatgcaaaatacataaaagtgATGATGTTGATATAACACCTGTGGCAAATGGAATTTTGCCAGAACCTGTACTTAGAAACGGGAGTGTTGGTGTTGAGATAATCGAAATAGAGTCTGACGATGATATTATTAAGGTTAAAGAAGAGTTTGACGTTAAAGAAGAGTTTGACGTTAAAGAAGAGTTTGACGTTAAAGAAGAACTAATAGATGGTAATGAAAGAAATAGAATTCAAAATAGACTTATTTTTGAAGACGACAATGAAATTGAAGGTAGTAATGATTTGGTTCATGATCTGACGGCTGATGTTAAGGTCAGCATGGACTTTGAGGATTGGATTAGTTCAATTGTTATTGACAAAAACGATGAAGCCGCAATTGAGAAACAGAGTGAGGAGGAATGGAGGAATAAAACTGTTGGTTACCAGGATTTAATCCAAATGGAGGATGTTGcttgtaaatattgtaataaaacattCCCTAATAG GTTATTAGCTATACAACATGAGACATCACACATAGCATCAAAAAGGCGTCGCCCATTCCTCTGCAAGATTTGTGATTGGTATGTGGCCTGTGACCCCCAAAACCAGCGCAAGCATTACTCAAGATGTCACCCGGACGCGGACATGACATCACttgcaaaattaaatcaaaagaaaTGCTCTGAATGCAATTTGAATTACgtatcaaaatataaacatatgaaGAATTATCATAAACTTCCCATTGAGAAGGAAGACGCTGATGAAACTGACCAGGGGAATGTTTCCAAGCCCgtattttcaaagaaaataatcaaaatctgTGATTTGTGTTCGTCTTTCTTGAAAAATTTGTCTAATTGTCTGTATTATAGCACTGTTGGTGAGAAATGTGATGCCGGCGCGAGGCAGACTTGTGAACGATGTTTTAAACAGTTTTTTAGCGTCAAGTTGGTGCAGATATCTTGTAGGAATAAGAAGCACTTTGGTGATAAGAAGCCGAAACCAATGATGAGCGTTAATGATAAATTGAAGAAATACAAGAAGAGATTGAAATTGATGAATATAATTcggaaatatttgtttttgttttattaa